In a single window of the Lebetimonas sp. JH292 genome:
- a CDS encoding transposase, whose protein sequence is MGIDFGLKTFLTLSDGTQIQAPRYYLQTLKELQKLQKQHSKKKKSSKNRENMNI, encoded by the coding sequence GTGGGCATTGATTTTGGATTGAAAACTTTTCTAACTTTATCAGATGGAACACAAATCCAAGCTCCAAGATATTATCTCCAAACCTTAAAAGAACTTCAAAAACTTCAAAAACAGCATTCTAAAAAGAAAAAATCATCTAAAAATAGAGAGAATATGAATATATAG
- a CDS encoding zinc ribbon domain-containing protein, whose protein sequence is MQKLWGKKTIDYAFSEFVNILSYKVNVIKIDRYYPSSKTCSNCGYVKEDLNLKERVWICPVCKTKHDRDINASINICKVGASTFGIDGVRPIIKQATIA, encoded by the coding sequence ATGCAAAAGTTATGGGGTAAAAAAACTATCGATTATGCTTTTAGCGAATTTGTAAATATTCTCTCTTATAAAGTAAATGTTATAAAAATAGACAGATATTATCCTTCGAGTAAAACCTGTTCTAACTGCGGATATGTAAAAGAGGATTTAAACTTAAAAGAGAGAGTTTGGATATGTCCTGTATGTAAGACAAAACACGATAGAGACATAAACGCAAGTATAAATATTTGCAAGGTTGGGGCATCAACCTTTGGCATAGATGGTGTAAGACCTATTATTAAACAGGCTACCATCGCTTAA
- a CDS encoding DUF488 family protein, whose translation MHTLDNFTNLLKKYDIDIVIDVRSMPYSKYVDWFDKENLFFFLKKNNFKIFKKQIKYIYPDKLISNLKKSL comes from the coding sequence ATTCACACATTAGATAATTTTACTAATTTACTAAAAAAATATGATATTGATATAGTTATTGATGTTAGGAGTATGCCTTATTCAAAATATGTTGATTGGTTTGATAAGGAAAATTTATTTTTTTTCTTAAAGAAAAACAATTTCAAGATTTTTAAGAAACAAATTAAGTATATTTATCCGGATAAATTAATATCTAACTTGAAGAAAAGCTTATAA
- a CDS encoding type II toxin-antitoxin system RelB/DinJ family antitoxin: MRMQTSIRVEKEFYDEAKEVFKKLGISFGDAVNIFLAKVAMEKGIPFDLKVPSKELEKRINNIENNKKKYKYLLKKILKK, translated from the coding sequence ATGAGAATGCAAACCAGTATAAGAGTTGAAAAAGAATTTTACGATGAAGCAAAAGAAGTATTTAAAAAATTAGGAATATCTTTTGGGGACGCTGTAAATATTTTTTTAGCAAAAGTTGCTATGGAGAAAGGTATTCCATTTGATTTAAAAGTTCCAAGTAAAGAATTAGAGAAAAGAATTAACAACATTGAAAATAATAAAAAAAAATACAAATATCTTTTAAAAAAGATATTGAAAAAGTAA